The sequence GCGGAGACGAGGAGGGAGAAGAGCATAAGGTCCAAGATGGAGGTCATTCCCTTCATCACCAAGCCCCCACTTCCACCAGGAAGGAAGAGAAACCCCTTTTCAGGGCCGTAGGGAGCATCACGGTTTTGAACCTTGGCGGTTTTTCTTTCCCTCCTACTCTCCCTTCGTTCCCCCAGATTTCTATTCCTTCCAAGTTTTCTGGTAGTTCCAAGAGACCGGGTTCTTTCCAGAGGAGGTGGAGGACCCTCTCGGTTTTCCTCACCTCTTCCTCCAAATCGTCCCCCTTGTTTTGCAGGAAGGAAAAAAGGGAATGGAGAAAGGAGGAGAGCAAAAGGAGCACCACCAACCAAGCACAGAGCTCTTCCATTTCCTACCTCCTTTCGAGGATGAGGGAGTTCTCCCGTTTGATCACCGCGAAGAGACAGGGATTCGAGAAGGCTTCTTCGAAGGATCCGTTCTCTATCGGTAGGGGGAGGAGGGAAGAAAGGAGAAGCTTTCCTCCAGACCAAATTTCCAACAACTGTTTTCCATTGCTCATCCTGCCCTTGAGCTTCAGCTCCTCTTTTATGGGAAGGAGTATTTCCACCCTTCCCTCTCCCGGTAGAAGGGATACCATCTCCAGGACCCCCATCATACCCTGGGCTATCCCAACCGCTTCCTCGGTTTTTTCCCTCTCTAGGACGGAGGAGAGGTTTAAGCAGAAGGTGAAGAGGAGCATGGAAGCCAGAGCGGCTGCAGTTCTGGAGGAGAGGAAGAGGAATAATCCTCCCATCCCTTTGCTTGGTTCCTTTCTCCTTTAAGAGCGGGAAAGGGGGAACACGAAGATCTTGGGCCCTTCCCGCAATTTCAGCAAGTATCTTCCTTCCCTCAAAGAGCAGTGGGGGAAAAGGGGAAGGGCGGGTATTCCTTCCCCGATCTTCTCTCCCCTCAGCCACAGCTCTATCTTTTCTCCCAAGAGGAGCTCACCCCTTCCAAGCTCGAGCTCTACTTCCCTCTCGCTACCGATGGAAGAGAGGGCTAGAGCCTTCACCTCTTGGAGAAAAAGTTCTAGGGCTAACCTTGCCCTTTCCCTTTCTTCCCTTTCTCCCATCCTTTCCATCCAGGCCAGTCCCAGGGAGAGGGTGGAGAGGGCGAGAAAGAGACTGAGGAGGATTACGACGGGAAAGGATTCCATTTTCCTACTCCACCGCCACCTGTCCTTCCCAAGGAAGGTAACCATGATGAGTTACCTTTACCCTAGCCAAGTAAGGAGTTCCGCTGGTGGGTAGGCGGAAGGTGTAGGTGTTAGAGGAAGAACCGAGGGTATGGATCTTAGTACCTCCCGGATACTTCACTTCCACAGTGGCACCGTTTAGCGGTTGTCCTGTTTCTGCATCGAAAATGCTCACTTGTAAGGATCCCCCACCCTTGTAGGAAAGTAATACCCTCATGTCTCTCCACATCATCCTTTCGGAGACGTTCACGAACTGGGTCAGGACCCCCATGGAGATAGCCCCTACTGCCAAGGCTATCACGAGCTTGATGGGTATGTCCATTGCCCCTCTCTCGTCCATCGGAGGGGTTGGGAAGGAGCCCCTTTTTAGGGAAGAATTCTACGGTCCTTTCACGGGTTGCGGCGGCTTCACCTCTCACACCATGGTCTACTCGTGGAAAGACTGTGGGATGGACCTCAACCCAGCATCAGGATTTACGATGAACGTGGATACTGGGTAGCCCACCATCCTCTATTCCCATTCCTCATAGTCCTCCTCCGCTTCGTAGGTTTCCTCGCAATCAGGGCAAACACCGAGTTCTCTTATCGTAGGGTCCCTGTTGGCGCATCCGGGACAGTAGGTCTTGCCACACTCCCAGCACCTTATGGCTTCCTCCTCCTCCACCTCCTTCCCACAGACCGAGCACCTTGGCATACCCCACCACCTTTAGGGGGGATGATGGGAGAAGAGGCTTATTGAACAAAATTGTACTATAAAGTATTAAAAAGCACAATAACCAAAAGGGTGAAGGCGATGGAAACCTTCATCCTCCGGAGGAAGGGGTGCCTAGACCCTGCTAGGTTCTATCTGGGGATAAGGGGGAAGTCGGAGGCCTCCTTCCTGCTGGAGTCGGCGGAGGGGCCGGGTGAGCTTGCCAGGTACTCGGTGGTGGGATATGTCCCCCTCCTGCACTTGAGGGTGAAGGGGGAGGAATTTCGGCTGTGGAAGAGGGGAGAGTTGATAGAGGAAGGAAAGGTGGAAAGGGATCCCTTGGAGCTGGTGAGGGAGAAGATGTTCATAGGCGCCTCCGCGGACATCAGGTACCTGTGTCCGGTGGTGGGCTACGTGGGCTACGATTACGTGCGCTCGCAGGTGGAGCTGGACGCCCGCACCGTGGACGACTTGGGCCATCCCGAGCTGGAATTCGTTCTTCCGGAGAGGGTGGTGGTGTTTGACGGCGTGAAGGATGAGAGGATCTACGCCGTGAACCTTCTGCCCGACGAAGGAAAGGAGGTGGCTGAAAGGGCTCTGAAGGAGTTGACGATGGTAAGAGAAAGGGAGCCCGAGGGAGAGATGGGTGCGATAAGGGTAAGGAGCAACGTGAGCAGGAGGGAATTCGAGAGGATGGTAGAAGTGGCTCGCGATTACATCCACGGGGGAGACGTCATACAGGTGGTCCTTTCAAGGAGGATGGAGCTGGTGCCCTCTCCCCCTCCCGAAGTTTTCTACTTTCGCCTAAGGGAGCTGAATCCTTCCCCCTACCTGTTCATGCTCGATTTTCCCGGTCGTACGGTCATAGGCTCGAGTCCGGAGCTCCAGGTGAAGGTGGAGGGAAGGGAAGTGAGCGTGAGACCGATTGCAGGCACTAGGAGGAGGGGAAAGGGGAAGGAGGATGAAAGGCTGGAGGAAGAGCTCAGGTCGGATGAAAAGGAGAGGGCCGAACATGTGATGCTCGTGGACCTGGCTAGGAACGATGTGGGAAAGGTTTCGGAGTTTGGATCGGTGAAGGTAAGGGAATTCATGAAGGTGGAAAAGTACAGCCATGTACAGCATTTGGTCTCGCATGTGACCGGTTGTCTTCGTGAAGGAGTGGATGCCTTGGAAGCCTTTCGCGCCACCTTCCCGGCGGGTACGGTAACGGGGGCCCCCAAGGTGAGGGCCATGGAAATCATCGAAGAACTGGAACCCACCAGGAGAGGCATCTACGCTGGAGCGGTGGGGGTCTTCGGTCCACCCTCCCAGCCGGGTGATCCTGGAACGGCCGATTTCGCCATAGCCATACGTACGATGGTAGTGGAGAGGGGGAGGGGATACCTGCAAGTGGGTGCGGGGGTGGTGGCGGATTCGAAGGGTTGGAAGGAATACTTGGAGACGAAGAACAAGGGGAGGGCGCTCTTGCTTGCGGCAGGGGTGGAAGCGTGAGGGTCCTCGTGATAGACAACATAGATTCCTTCGTTTACAACTTGGTGCAATATCTGGGGGAGCTTGGGGCAGAGCCGGTGGTGCTCACCAATCGTTCCTCCCTGAAGGAAGTGGAGGAAACGAAACCCGATGCCATAGTGATCTCTCCTGGACCAAAAACTCCCTCGGAGGCCGGAATTTCCGTAGAGGTTGTGAGGAGATTCAGCGGGAAGATTCCCATCCTGGGTGTTTGTCTAGGCCACCAAGTGATCGCTTACGCTTTCGGGGGGAGGATAGGAAAGGCCAAGAGAATAGTACATGGGAAGACTTCAAGGATAAGACACGATGGAAGCAGGTTGTTCAAGGGGGTGCCCAATCCCTTCGAAGCCACCCGCTATCATTCGTTGGTGGTTGAGAGGGAGGATTTGCCTGAGGAATTGCTGGTGTGTTGCGAAACCGAAGATGCGTACAGGGAAATCATGGGCATCAGACACAGGGAGCTTCCCATCTTCGGGTTACAGTTCCATCCCGAATCCATCCTCACTCCAGAAGGGAAAAAAATCCTCCAGAATTTTTTGGAGGAAGCGGGATGAACATCCTGCAGAGGTGTCTGGAGAAGATCCTCCGTTTTTCCCCACTTACGGGTGAAGAGGCATCGGAGGTCATGCGATACATGATGTCCGGCGAGGCACCTCCCCTTCAAGTGGCAGCCTTTCTAACGGCCTTGCGCATGAAGGGGGAAACGGTGGAGGAACTTACCGCCTTCGCTAAAACGATGAGGGAATTTTCGCTGAAGGTGGAGGTGGGGGGGAAGTTGGTGGACACATGCGGGACGGGAGGGGATTCGATAAAGACCTTCAACATAAGTACCACTGCCATGTTCGTGGCGGCAGGAGCGGGGATAACTGTGGCCAAGCATGGCAATCGCTCTGTGACCAGCAAGGCTGGAAGTGCGGACGTGCTCGAGGCCCTGGGTGCTGTCATAGACCTTCCACCCAAAGAGGTGAAGAGGTGTTTGGAGCAGGTGGGGATAGGTTTCATGTTTGCACCCGTTTTCCATCCAGCCATGAGATATGTGGCCCCCATAAGGAAAGAGTTGGGTATAAGAACGGTGTTCAACCTTTTGGGACCCCTCACCAATCCCGCCGGTGCAAAGGCCCATCTCCTGGGAGTGTTCGAACCGGACCTAACGGAGAAAATGGCCTTGGTTTTGAGGGCACTGGGTTGCGAGAGGGCCATGGTGGTACATGGCATGGATGGGTTGGATGAGTTCTCCACTTTGGGGGAAACCAAGGTTTCGGAGTTGGTGGAGGGGGAAGTGAGGACCTTCAGGATGAGACCGGAGGACTTGGGTCTGGAGAGGGCGAGGGCAAAGGACTTGGAGGGAGGTGGACCCAAGGAGAATGCTAGGATCCTCCTCAGGGTTTTGGAGGGAGAGAGGGGTCCCAAGAGGGATATCGTCCTTCTAAACGCCTCGGCCATTCTGGTCGTGGGGGGGAAGGTGGAGAACTTGAAGGAGGGGCTTCAATTGGCTTCGGAGACTTTGGATTCCGGTAGGGCGTTGAAGAAACTGGAGGAATTCGTGAAGGCAACGGGTGGGGAGTTGAAGAGGGAAGAGCTGGAGGGGAAGGGATGAGTTTCCTGCGAAAGGTGGTGGAGGAGGTAAGGGTGGAAGTGAAGAAGAGGAAGGAGGAAGGGGGAGTGGATGGTCTCTCTCCTCCCAGGAAGAAGCTCAGCTTGAAGAAAGCCATAAGGCGGACTAGACTGGTCCCCCTCATAGCGGAGTTGAAGAGGTCCTCCCCTTCCTCCGGGAAAATCCGTTCTTTTTCCGATCCCCTCTGGATAGGGAGGGAAATGGTGGAGGGTGGGGCCATTGCCCTCTCGGTACTGACGGAAAGCAAATACTTCGAAGGGGATCCCCTTTTCCTGAGGGAACTGAGTGTTCTGCCCGTTCCCCTCCTCTGTAAGGATTTCGTGGTCGATCCCTATCAGGTGGAGGAGGCCTCCAGACTGGGAGCGGATGCCATTCTCCTCATCGTTAGGGTATTGGGGAAGGAACTACCTTCCTTCCTCTCCCTGGCGAGGGAAGAAGGGATGGAGGCCTTGGTGGAAGTCACGAACGAGAAGGAACTGGAGGAGGCCCTCTCGGCAGGTGCTGACCTCATAGGAATCAACAACAGGGACTTGGACACGCTGGAAGTGGATCTCTCGAGAACGGAAAGGTTGGCTCCCCTGATCCCCTCCAACATCACGGTGGTGAGTGAAAGTGGAATAGGAACTCCGGAGGAG comes from Candidatus Hadarchaeales archaeon and encodes:
- the trpD gene encoding anthranilate phosphoribosyltransferase; the protein is MNILQRCLEKILRFSPLTGEEASEVMRYMMSGEAPPLQVAAFLTALRMKGETVEELTAFAKTMREFSLKVEVGGKLVDTCGTGGDSIKTFNISTTAMFVAAGAGITVAKHGNRSVTSKAGSADVLEALGAVIDLPPKEVKRCLEQVGIGFMFAPVFHPAMRYVAPIRKELGIRTVFNLLGPLTNPAGAKAHLLGVFEPDLTEKMALVLRALGCERAMVVHGMDGLDEFSTLGETKVSELVEGEVRTFRMRPEDLGLERARAKDLEGGGPKENARILLRVLEGERGPKRDIVLLNASAILVVGGKVENLKEGLQLASETLDSGRALKKLEEFVKATGGELKREELEGKG
- a CDS encoding indole-3-glycerol-phosphate synthase; this encodes MSFLRKVVEEVRVEVKKRKEEGGVDGLSPPRKKLSLKKAIRRTRLVPLIAELKRSSPSSGKIRSFSDPLWIGREMVEGGAIALSVLTESKYFEGDPLFLRELSVLPVPLLCKDFVVDPYQVEEASRLGADAILLIVRVLGKELPSFLSLAREEGMEALVEVTNEKELEEALSAGADLIGINNRDLDTLEVDLSRTERLAPLIPSNITVVSESGIGTPEEVRRMLRAGAHAVLVGTSLMKAENIREKVRELVEAMG
- a CDS encoding aminodeoxychorismate/anthranilate synthase component II; translated protein: MRVLVIDNIDSFVYNLVQYLGELGAEPVVLTNRSSLKEVEETKPDAIVISPGPKTPSEAGISVEVVRRFSGKIPILGVCLGHQVIAYAFGGRIGKAKRIVHGKTSRIRHDGSRLFKGVPNPFEATRYHSLVVEREDLPEELLVCCETEDAYREIMGIRHRELPIFGLQFHPESILTPEGKKILQNFLEEAG
- a CDS encoding anthranilate synthase component I family protein codes for the protein METFILRRKGCLDPARFYLGIRGKSEASFLLESAEGPGELARYSVVGYVPLLHLRVKGEEFRLWKRGELIEEGKVERDPLELVREKMFIGASADIRYLCPVVGYVGYDYVRSQVELDARTVDDLGHPELEFVLPERVVVFDGVKDERIYAVNLLPDEGKEVAERALKELTMVREREPEGEMGAIRVRSNVSRREFERMVEVARDYIHGGDVIQVVLSRRMELVPSPPPEVFYFRLRELNPSPYLFMLDFPGRTVIGSSPELQVKVEGREVSVRPIAGTRRRGKGKEDERLEEELRSDEKERAEHVMLVDLARNDVGKVSEFGSVKVREFMKVEKYSHVQHLVSHVTGCLREGVDALEAFRATFPAGTVTGAPKVRAMEIIEELEPTRRGIYAGAVGVFGPPSQPGDPGTADFAIAIRTMVVERGRGYLQVGAGVVADSKGWKEYLETKNKGRALLLAAGVEA